A part of Olleya sp. Bg11-27 genomic DNA contains:
- a CDS encoding HEPN domain-containing protein, translated as MQSFRTEIENPLVQKDIIELANKIELFNNGKIDEEKFRSLRLARGVYGQRQEGVQMIRIKLPYGKVLSNQLRRIAAVSDKYSRSRLHITTRQDIQIHYVDLNRTPELWAELEKDDVTLREACGNAVRNVTASETAGIDRNEPFDVSPYADAVFKFFLRNPICQEMGRKFKVSFSGTDEDTGLSYMHDLGFIAKIENGIKGFKVMLGGGLGSQPRHADLFYNFLASDKIIPLMEGVLRVFDRYGERKSRAKARLKFLIKDIGLEAFKVLVEEEQNAIEFKTVIIDEANYTASIPVSVSVPKVHIKEQEAFNLWKATNVISQKQEGYFAIGIKVLLGDFYTDKARLLADLVEQYAAGEIRLSLRQNIVIPFVKAELLAFFYTELEKLGFTEIGYNKAVDITACPGTDTCNLGISSSTGIAEELERVIKTEYPSYLENEDLVIKISGCMNACGQHNMANIGFQGMSIRTKDKLVAPALQVLLGGGNLGNGNASFADKVVKVPSRRGPEALRRILNDYEANGKGLVFSEYYKENGEKYFYNLLTDLSNVDNLTQEDFIDWGTEEAYVKAIGVGECAGVVIDLIATLFLESDEKIEEAKQSFDNKVYSGAIYEAYRSMVNSAKAILISEDIKTNTQAGIINDFETLFIDTKKIDLEVSFADLIYQIKVCPPTEAFAARYIESASQFLEKVRGFREKAVATV; from the coding sequence ATGCAAAGCTTTAGAACCGAAATTGAAAACCCTTTAGTACAAAAGGATATAATTGAATTAGCCAATAAGATTGAGCTATTCAATAACGGAAAAATTGATGAAGAAAAATTTAGAAGTTTACGTTTAGCGCGTGGTGTTTACGGGCAACGCCAGGAAGGTGTACAAATGATTCGTATAAAACTACCTTACGGAAAAGTATTAAGTAACCAATTGCGTCGTATTGCTGCAGTTTCAGATAAATATTCTAGAAGTAGATTGCATATTACTACCCGTCAAGATATTCAAATTCATTATGTAGATTTAAATAGAACTCCAGAACTTTGGGCAGAATTAGAGAAAGACGACGTGACTTTGCGTGAAGCTTGTGGTAATGCAGTGCGAAATGTTACAGCTAGTGAAACAGCAGGAATAGATCGCAACGAGCCTTTTGATGTCTCTCCTTATGCAGATGCTGTTTTTAAATTCTTTTTACGTAATCCAATCTGCCAAGAAATGGGTCGTAAGTTTAAAGTGTCTTTTTCAGGAACGGATGAAGATACTGGGTTGTCATACATGCACGATTTAGGGTTTATTGCTAAAATTGAAAACGGGATTAAAGGCTTTAAAGTGATGCTTGGTGGAGGATTAGGGTCTCAACCAAGACATGCAGATTTGTTTTATAACTTCTTAGCTTCCGATAAAATTATTCCATTAATGGAAGGTGTTTTAAGAGTTTTTGATCGTTATGGAGAACGTAAGAGTCGTGCGAAAGCGCGATTGAAATTCTTAATAAAAGATATCGGTTTAGAAGCGTTTAAGGTTTTAGTTGAAGAGGAACAAAATGCAATAGAATTTAAAACAGTTATTATAGATGAAGCAAATTATACAGCCTCAATTCCAGTATCTGTTTCAGTTCCAAAGGTGCATATAAAGGAACAAGAGGCTTTTAATTTATGGAAAGCAACTAATGTTATTTCGCAAAAGCAAGAAGGGTATTTTGCTATTGGGATTAAAGTCTTATTAGGGGACTTTTATACTGATAAAGCACGTTTGTTAGCGGATTTGGTAGAGCAATATGCTGCAGGAGAAATTAGATTAAGTTTAAGACAAAATATTGTAATTCCATTTGTAAAAGCAGAGTTACTTGCTTTTTTCTATACCGAGTTGGAGAAACTTGGATTTACAGAAATTGGATATAATAAAGCTGTAGATATTACAGCTTGCCCAGGAACAGACACCTGTAATTTAGGGATTTCAAGTAGTACAGGAATTGCTGAAGAATTAGAACGTGTTATTAAAACAGAATACCCTAGTTATTTAGAAAATGAAGATTTAGTCATTAAAATTAGTGGTTGTATGAATGCTTGTGGGCAACACAATATGGCAAATATTGGTTTTCAAGGGATGTCTATTCGTACAAAAGATAAATTAGTTGCACCAGCGTTACAAGTCCTTTTAGGTGGAGGTAATTTAGGAAATGGTAATGCTAGTTTTGCAGATAAAGTGGTTAAAGTACCAAGTAGAAGAGGACCAGAAGCATTGCGTCGTATTCTTAATGATTATGAAGCAAATGGAAAAGGGTTAGTGTTCTCAGAGTACTATAAAGAAAATGGCGAAAAATACTTTTACAACCTACTAACAGATTTGTCTAATGTAGATAATTTGACACAAGAAGATTTTATTGATTGGGGGACGGAAGAAGCATATGTTAAAGCTATTGGAGTAGGAGAGTGTGCTGGTGTTGTTATTGATTTAATTGCAACATTATTTCTTGAAAGTGATGAGAAAATTGAAGAAGCAAAACAGTCTTTTGATAACAAAGTGTATTCTGGTGCTATTTACGAAGCGTACCGATCTATGGTTAATTCCGCGAAAGCGATATTAATTTCTGAAGATATAAAAACAAATACGCAAGCGGGTATAATCAATGATTTTGAAACGTTGTTTATTGATACTAAAAAAATAGACTTAGAAGTGTCTTTTGCAGATTTAATTTATCAAATAAAAGTGTGTCCTCCAACGGAAGCCTTTGCGGCACGATATATAGAAAGTGCGTCGCAGTTTTTAGAAAAAGTAAGAGGTTTTAGAGAAAAGGCAGTGGCTACTGTATAA
- a CDS encoding phosphoadenosine phosphosulfate reductase family protein, whose amino-acid sequence MIELDINKVNKELRHKTPSQIIQWALGLSENRIVTTSFGVYSAILLSKMAEHDKEIKVIWCDTLYNQHSTYEHAAKLIKEYKLNIKKYQSLKSKAEIDATIGLPSIEDDTHAEFSELVKLEPFRRALTENSPDLWFTNIRVRQTELRSKKDILSYSKDGILKISPFYWCTDQDLDRYLIDNNLPKNGDYFDPIKALQNRECGIHLQ is encoded by the coding sequence ATGATAGAGTTGGATATAAATAAGGTGAATAAAGAGTTGAGGCATAAAACGCCTAGTCAAATTATACAATGGGCCTTGGGCTTATCAGAAAATAGAATTGTAACCACTAGTTTTGGGGTTTATTCAGCGATACTATTGAGTAAAATGGCGGAGCATGACAAAGAAATTAAGGTCATTTGGTGTGATACTTTGTATAATCAACATAGTACATATGAACATGCGGCTAAGTTAATCAAAGAGTATAAGTTGAATATTAAGAAGTATCAATCGCTTAAAAGTAAAGCAGAGATAGATGCAACAATAGGTTTACCTAGTATTGAAGATGATACTCATGCAGAATTTTCTGAACTAGTTAAGTTAGAACCTTTCAGAAGGGCTTTAACAGAGAATAGTCCTGATTTATGGTTTACAAACATAAGAGTGAGACAAACAGAATTGAGAAGTAAAAAGGATATCTTAAGTTATAGTAAGGATGGAATTTTAAAAATTAGTCCTTTTTATTGGTGTACAGATCAGGATTTAGATAGATACTTGATAGATAATAATTTGCCTAAAAACGGGGATTATTTCGACCCAATAAAAGCTCTACAAAATAGGGAGTGTGGTATACATCTGCAATAG
- a CDS encoding RrF2 family transcriptional regulator: protein MLSKKTKYGIKALTFLAKQETHVPVRIATISESENISLKFLETILLSLRKSGFLGSKKGKGGGYYLLKDPKAIPMTEVMRVLEGPIAMVPCVSLNFYEKCQDCPEEEVCAVNKIMLKVRDSTLEIFRNTTLADLCN from the coding sequence ATGCTTTCTAAAAAAACAAAATACGGAATTAAGGCGCTTACTTTTCTTGCAAAACAAGAGACACATGTGCCTGTTAGAATTGCTACTATTTCTGAAAGTGAAAATATTTCTTTAAAATTTTTAGAAACCATTTTGTTATCGCTTCGTAAAAGTGGTTTTTTAGGCTCTAAGAAAGGTAAAGGTGGTGGGTATTATCTACTAAAAGACCCAAAAGCTATTCCGATGACGGAAGTTATGAGAGTCTTGGAAGGTCCAATAGCTATGGTGCCTTGCGTAAGTTTAAACTTCTATGAGAAATGCCAAGATTGTCCAGAGGAAGAGGTTTGTGCAGTCAATAAAATTATGCTTAAAGTACGTGATAGTACTTTAGAAATTTTTAGAAACACGACACTTGCGGATTTATGTAATTAG
- the metH gene encoding methionine synthase, producing MKIKQTKYMKLSGLEPLVLNENSNFINVGERTNVAGSRKFLRLIKNEEFDEALDVARHQVDGGAQIIDINMDDGLIDGVKSMVRFLNLIAAEPDICRVPIMIDSSKWEIIEAGLQVVQGKCVVNSISLKEGEEKFIWEAKQIKRYGAAVIVMAFDEVGQADNYDRRIEIAQRSYDVLVNKVGFPSEDIIFDLNIFPVATGMDEHRRNAIDFIEATRWVRQNLTNASVSGGVSNVSFSFRGNDGVREAMHSVFLYYAIQAGMNMGIVNPALLEIYDDIPKDLLERVEDVILDRREDATERLLDFADSVKGSKKEKVADLSWRENPLQDRITHALVKGIDAFIIEDVETARQQADKPIEVIEGNLMVGMNVVGDLFGAGKMFLPQVVKSARVMKKAVSYLNPFIEAEKGEKQKALGKVLMATVKGDVHDIGKNIVSVVLGCNNYEIVDLGVMVSPEKIIAAAIEENVDVIGLSGLITPSLDEMVYLAKEMERQNFVVPLLIGGATTSKAHTAVKIDTQYKNAVVHVNDASRAVTVVSDLLNPKTSNLYVAKLKKDYDEFRTKFLKRGKEKSYISIEKAREEKFKIDWEASNIVKPKELGVQTLTQVSLKGILPFIDWSPFFRSWDLHGKYPNILTDEVVGEQASILFEDAQIILKEIINKQLLKPKAIFGLFEANTINDDDISIRKKGEEIAVFRTLRQQLKKRVGKPSFALSDFIAPKATGRPDYMGAFCTAIFGADELAKKYKDKEDDYNAIMVQAIADRFAEGLAEYLHKQVRIKHWGYGADENLSNDDLIKESYKGIRPAPGYPACPDHLEKETIWDLLKVEEQIGVTLTESLAMWPGAAVSGYYFANEEAKYFGLGKITDDQVKDFALRKNITLEKARKWLHPNLTD from the coding sequence ATGAAAATAAAACAAACTAAATACATGAAATTGTCTGGTTTAGAACCTTTGGTTTTAAACGAAAACAGCAATTTTATAAATGTTGGAGAGCGTACAAATGTGGCAGGTTCTCGTAAGTTTTTACGTTTAATTAAAAACGAAGAGTTTGATGAAGCTCTGGATGTTGCAAGGCATCAAGTTGATGGAGGCGCCCAAATTATCGACATTAATATGGACGATGGTTTAATTGATGGTGTAAAATCCATGGTTCGTTTTTTAAATTTAATTGCTGCTGAGCCAGATATTTGTCGTGTGCCAATTATGATAGACAGTTCTAAATGGGAAATCATTGAGGCTGGATTACAAGTGGTGCAAGGTAAATGTGTTGTTAATTCGATTTCGTTAAAAGAAGGAGAAGAAAAATTTATTTGGGAAGCCAAACAAATTAAGCGTTATGGCGCAGCTGTTATTGTCATGGCTTTTGATGAAGTTGGTCAAGCAGATAATTACGACAGAAGAATAGAAATAGCACAACGGTCTTACGATGTGTTAGTTAACAAAGTGGGTTTTCCATCGGAAGATATTATTTTCGATCTAAATATATTTCCTGTAGCAACGGGAATGGATGAGCACCGGAGAAATGCAATCGATTTTATCGAAGCAACACGTTGGGTGAGACAAAACTTAACCAATGCAAGTGTTAGTGGTGGTGTAAGTAATGTCTCTTTTTCTTTTAGAGGAAATGATGGTGTGCGAGAAGCTATGCACTCGGTGTTTTTATACTATGCCATTCAAGCAGGCATGAACATGGGAATTGTAAATCCGGCCTTGTTAGAGATTTACGATGATATTCCAAAAGATTTATTAGAGCGTGTAGAAGATGTTATTTTAGATAGACGTGAAGATGCTACAGAACGTTTACTTGATTTTGCAGATTCAGTGAAAGGATCTAAAAAAGAGAAAGTAGCCGATTTGTCTTGGAGAGAAAACCCTTTACAAGATAGAATTACACATGCATTGGTTAAAGGTATTGATGCTTTTATTATTGAAGATGTAGAAACAGCAAGACAGCAAGCCGATAAACCTATTGAAGTTATTGAAGGTAACTTAATGGTTGGAATGAATGTGGTTGGAGACTTATTTGGAGCAGGAAAAATGTTCTTGCCACAAGTAGTTAAATCTGCTCGTGTTATGAAAAAAGCAGTGTCTTATTTAAACCCTTTTATTGAAGCCGAAAAAGGCGAAAAACAAAAAGCTTTAGGTAAAGTGTTAATGGCAACTGTAAAAGGCGATGTGCACGATATTGGTAAAAATATTGTGAGTGTTGTTTTGGGTTGTAATAATTATGAGATTGTAGACCTAGGCGTCATGGTATCTCCAGAGAAAATTATAGCAGCTGCTATAGAAGAAAATGTAGATGTTATAGGTTTAAGTGGTTTAATAACGCCATCCTTAGACGAAATGGTGTATTTGGCTAAAGAAATGGAACGTCAAAATTTTGTTGTTCCGTTATTAATTGGTGGTGCAACAACGTCTAAAGCACATACTGCAGTAAAGATTGATACGCAATATAAAAATGCAGTTGTACACGTTAATGATGCCTCCAGAGCTGTAACTGTGGTTAGTGATTTATTAAATCCAAAAACGAGTAATTTATACGTTGCTAAACTTAAAAAGGATTATGACGAGTTTAGAACCAAGTTTTTAAAACGAGGTAAAGAAAAGTCATACATCAGTATTGAAAAAGCAAGGGAAGAGAAGTTTAAAATTGATTGGGAAGCTAGCAATATTGTAAAACCCAAAGAATTAGGTGTGCAAACCTTGACACAAGTTAGTTTAAAAGGAATTTTACCGTTTATAGATTGGAGTCCGTTTTTTAGAAGCTGGGATTTACACGGCAAGTATCCAAATATTTTAACGGATGAGGTTGTTGGCGAGCAAGCCTCTATTTTATTTGAAGATGCGCAGATTATTTTAAAAGAAATTATAAACAAGCAGTTATTAAAACCGAAAGCTATTTTTGGTTTGTTTGAAGCGAATACTATAAATGACGATGATATCTCTATTCGTAAAAAAGGAGAAGAAATTGCTGTGTTTAGAACGTTACGTCAGCAATTAAAAAAACGAGTAGGAAAACCAAGTTTTGCATTGTCAGATTTTATTGCGCCTAAAGCCACAGGAAGGCCCGATTATATGGGGGCTTTTTGTACGGCTATTTTTGGTGCAGATGAGTTGGCTAAAAAATATAAGGATAAGGAAGATGACTATAATGCTATTATGGTACAAGCTATTGCAGATAGGTTTGCTGAAGGCTTAGCTGAGTATTTACACAAACAAGTAAGAATAAAACATTGGGGATATGGCGCTGATGAAAATTTATCTAACGACGATTTAATTAAAGAGAGTTATAAAGGTATTCGTCCAGCACCTGGATACCCAGCATGTCCAGATCATTTAGAAAAAGAAACCATTTGGGATTTATTAAAAGTGGAAGAGCAAATAGGCGTAACACTTACCGAAAGTTTAGCCATGTGGCCTGGAGCTGCGGTTTCTGGATATTATTTTGCAAATGAAGAAGCAAAATATTTTGGTTTAGGTAAGATTACAGACGATCAGGTCAAAGATTTTGCGCTAAGAAAAAACATCACATTAGAGAAAGCTAGAAAATGGTTACATCCTAATTTAACAGATTAA
- the metF gene encoding methylenetetrahydrofolate reductase [NAD(P)H] has protein sequence MKVTEHITKGEGKTQFSFEILPPLKGQHIQSVFDNIDPLMEFKPPFIDVTYHREEYVYKDLGDGLLKKQVVKKRPGTVGICAAIQNRYNVDAIPHILCGGFSKEDTENFLIDLDFLNIENVMALRGDAVKTETYFTPEKDGNAFASDLVKQVSELNHAKYLDESLLNCSATNFCIGVGAYPEKHMEAPSLDSDIHFLKKKIKNGAEYVVTQMFFDNEKYFQFVDKCRAEGITVPIIPGLKPISTRKQLNIIPHRFHVDLPEALIKAIIKCKTNAEVRQVGVEWCIQQSRELEKSGIPLLHYYSMGKSDNIKAIAEAIF, from the coding sequence ATGAAAGTAACAGAACACATCACAAAGGGAGAAGGGAAAACACAATTTTCTTTCGAGATTTTACCGCCATTAAAAGGGCAACATATACAGTCGGTTTTTGATAATATTGATCCGTTAATGGAGTTTAAACCTCCATTTATTGACGTAACTTATCATCGGGAGGAGTATGTTTATAAGGATTTGGGTGACGGTTTACTTAAAAAACAAGTGGTAAAAAAGCGTCCTGGGACTGTCGGTATTTGTGCTGCAATTCAGAATAGATATAATGTGGATGCGATCCCGCATATTTTGTGTGGTGGTTTTAGTAAGGAAGATACAGAGAATTTTTTAATCGATTTAGATTTTCTAAACATTGAGAACGTCATGGCTTTGCGTGGAGATGCTGTGAAAACAGAAACTTATTTTACACCAGAAAAAGACGGGAATGCTTTTGCTAGTGACTTGGTTAAACAGGTTTCAGAACTTAATCATGCTAAGTATTTAGATGAGAGTTTACTTAATTGTAGCGCTACAAATTTTTGTATTGGTGTGGGTGCTTATCCCGAAAAACATATGGAAGCACCAAGTTTAGATAGTGATATTCATTTTTTGAAAAAGAAGATTAAAAATGGGGCCGAATATGTCGTGACACAAATGTTTTTTGATAACGAGAAGTATTTTCAGTTTGTTGATAAGTGCAGGGCAGAAGGTATTACAGTGCCTATTATTCCGGGTTTAAAACCAATTTCTACAAGGAAACAACTAAATATTATTCCGCATCGTTTTCATGTGGATTTACCTGAAGCTTTAATTAAGGCTATTATTAAGTGTAAAACGAATGCAGAAGTTAGGCAAGTTGGTGTCGAATGGTGCATACAACAGTCTCGAGAACTTGAAAAATCTGGGATCCCTTTGTTGCATTATTATTCTATGGGAAAAAGTGATAATATAAAAGCGATTGCTGAAGCCATTTTTTAG
- a CDS encoding bifunctional precorrin-2 dehydrogenase/sirohydrochlorin ferrochelatase, which produces MERNNLYPVFLKVKNLEVLIIGGGNVAEEKLTFLLKSSPDANVTMVSPMFREGTIAIADKGNVTRVNDTYSINYLEGKHMVVATTDIPEVNVQVYNDCRAQSKLVNVADNPPYCDFYMGGIVTKGNVKVAISTNGKSPTTAKRLRQFFEDVIPENIDDLVKNLNVYRKTIKGDFEQKVETLNEFTKGLVEKIK; this is translated from the coding sequence ATGGAAAGAAATAATTTATATCCCGTTTTTTTAAAGGTAAAAAATCTTGAAGTACTTATTATTGGTGGAGGTAATGTTGCTGAAGAAAAACTAACGTTTTTATTAAAGTCTAGTCCAGATGCAAATGTAACGATGGTTTCTCCAATGTTTAGAGAAGGTACTATTGCGATTGCTGATAAGGGGAACGTCACAAGAGTTAACGATACGTATAGCATTAACTATTTAGAAGGAAAACATATGGTGGTAGCAACTACAGATATTCCAGAGGTTAACGTGCAAGTTTATAACGATTGTAGAGCACAAAGCAAATTAGTTAATGTAGCTGATAATCCACCCTATTGCGATTTTTATATGGGAGGTATTGTAACAAAAGGTAATGTGAAGGTTGCGATTTCGACTAACGGAAAATCACCAACAACAGCAAAACGATTACGTCAGTTTTTTGAAGATGTAATACCTGAAAATATAGATGATTTGGTTAAAAATCTTAATGTCTATCGAAAGACTATAAAAGGAGATTTTGAACAAAAAGTAGAGACTTTAAATGAATTTACTAAGGGCTTAGTAGAAAAAATAAAATAA
- the cobA gene encoding uroporphyrinogen-III C-methyltransferase — translation MIHPKLTVVGAGPGDPDLITLKAIKAIQSADVILYDALVNDALLGYASKTAEIIFVGKRKGCYAYQQSQINQLIIERALRFGHVVRLKGGDPFIFGRGAEELDYAKEYAIEVAIVPGISSSAAVPASQGIPLTKRNASESFWVITGTTKSHEISGDIALAAQSTATIVILMGMGKLSEIVSIFTAEGKADTAVAVIQNGTREDEKVGIGTISTIGAIVKEKQLSSPAIIIIGEVVNQRVDLSSMYEQSNLASKFTQLISA, via the coding sequence ATGATACATCCAAAATTAACAGTCGTTGGCGCAGGGCCAGGAGATCCAGATTTAATAACATTAAAGGCTATAAAAGCAATACAATCTGCCGATGTTATTTTATATGATGCTTTAGTAAATGATGCTTTATTAGGTTATGCTTCAAAAACAGCAGAAATCATTTTTGTAGGCAAACGAAAAGGATGTTATGCGTATCAACAAAGTCAAATTAATCAATTAATTATTGAACGTGCTTTGCGATTTGGTCATGTGGTCCGCCTAAAAGGTGGTGATCCATTTATATTTGGGCGTGGCGCGGAAGAGTTAGATTATGCTAAGGAATATGCTATTGAAGTGGCTATTGTGCCTGGTATTTCATCTTCTGCAGCAGTACCAGCGTCACAAGGTATTCCTTTAACCAAACGTAATGCTTCTGAGAGTTTTTGGGTAATTACTGGTACGACTAAATCTCATGAGATTTCGGGAGATATTGCATTAGCTGCACAATCAACAGCAACAATTGTGATTTTAATGGGTATGGGCAAATTATCAGAAATTGTTTCCATTTTCACAGCAGAAGGTAAAGCTGATACAGCAGTTGCCGTTATTCAAAATGGAACTAGAGAAGATGAGAAAGTTGGTATAGGAACCATTAGTACTATTGGAGCTATTGTTAAAGAGAAGCAATTGTCATCTCCGGCAATTATCATTATTGGAGAAGTCGTTAATCAGCGTGTTGATTTATCTTCAATGTACGAACAATCAAATTTAGCTTCCAAATTTACACAACTTATTTCAGCTTAA